A segment of the Flavobacteriales bacterium genome:
CCGGGAAGGACATTGTGAGCGGCCGCCCGGGCAAGACCGATTGGCTCGCGCGCGACGATGGCGGGCGCGGCATACCGGAGGGCATCCCCGACGATGGCGGCGATTACCCGCTCTTCATCGAACCGAGCCTTTACGAGCAGCTCACCTTCCTAGGACTGGGCGGCTACCTGAGCGGTTATGGCATCACCGCCAATTCGCCGGGCTACCAGAGCACCAACATGAGCACCAGCAATACGCTGCAGCACTTGCCGCTGGTGGAGCTGGGATTGCTGGCACCCGCACTGCTTTACAACGAGAGCGCCATCGCGGAAGCCGTGAGCAATTACAACGGCACCTACAACCTCGCGTATTTCTCCCCCACGTTGAATGGGCGGCTGGGCGAGCTCAACCGCAAATGGTACAACACCAATTGGCGGGTGGACACCGTGCAAGGCCAGTTCAACTTCAGCCAGAATCTCTCGCTGGGGAATCAGCTCGCCTTGTTCAAGAAGAGCAAGAACCCGAAGACTTTGGGTTTCCTGGTGGGCCTGCGGTACAACCGCGAGACCGAGTACGACCCGGGCTCCACCTACATCCGTACCGGCGAGCCCTTCAATGATGAGAACCCTGGCGATGAATTCGGGCGCAATGGCACCCAGGCCATCAGCGTGATCACGCACAGCTGGAACGCATTGGCCAGCCTTTCCTTGAAGCTCAACCGCAACAACAGCATCTCGTTCCTGGCCATGGCCAATGCGCTGGGCCAGGCCAATGCGCGCTACCAGCGTTTCCGCAATCCGGGCATCGGCGTGGATGAATACGCTTCGGAGGATCAGTATTACGAGCAGCGCCGCATGTTCGTATACCAGTTGAGCTCGCGGCACTTGATACCCGCCATCAACACGAAGGTGGAAGCGGACATCTCGTACACCGACGGCAACCGCGACCTGCTCGACTTCAAGGCACTCACCTATGTGCAGCCGCCCCCGGGCGAGCCCATCACCGAAGTGGAGGCCGCGCTCACCGCCCCGACGCGCGCTTACCGCTTCCTGGATGAGACGCTCCTGGATGCACGGCTCACGCTCGAAGTACCCTTGAGCGATGAGACGCGCCTGGTGCGCAAGCTCCGTGTCGGCGGCTCTTATCTGCGGAACGAGCGCCTCAACGAGCAGGACTTCTACATCGTGCTCGGCGCGCCTGGCCCCGCGCAATGGGACCTCCCGGGCCGTTTCGATATGCGCAGCGATGGCCGCTTCACCTCGCTCTACCGGCCCTTCGGCACCTTCAAGGACAACGATATCGGATTGAACCGCATCATCGGCGCCTTCGCCATGGTCGATTACGCCCTCTCTAAAAGGCTCCGCGCCGTTGGGGGACTGCGTGGCGAGCAAACCAACATGATCACCGACATCCGCCGATACTACGAGCAGGGCCTGGACCCATCGGATCCGGCGCGCGGCACGGTTGGTGACGTGTCTGCCGGCGGTGATGCCAATCCTGACCCGCAGCCTGCGCGGCCCGGTGCCCTCGACCAATGGGATTTCCTCCCCAGCATCAACCTCATCTACAAGCTGAAGGACGATGACCAGGCGCCTATGAACCTGCGCCTGAACTACTTCAAATCGCTCGCCCGTCCCAGCTTCCGCGAGTTCAGCGTAGTGCAGCTCTTCGACTACATCCTGGGCGCACCGGTTTATGGCAACCCGAAGCTCCAGATGACCACGGCGGACAATTACGACCTGCGCATCGAACGCTTTTTCCGCAGTCGGAACAATGTGTCGGTGAGCGCCTTCCACAAGGAGTTCAAGAACCACATCGAGCTGGTCTTCACCGCATCGGGAGGCTACACCTGGCGCAATGCCATCCGTTCATCGGTCACGGGCGTTGAGGTGGAGGGCCGCGTGGGCATCCTGCGCTGGATCGAATGGCGCGGCAACGTCACGCTCATGCAATCGCAGAGCGTGCTGCGCACCACGTTGCTTGCCGAGCCGGTGGAATACACCACCAACATGTTCGGTCAGGCGCCTTACATGGTGAACAGCATGCTCACCTTCAGCAGCGACAGCGCGCGCGCCAGCCTCTCGGTGAGCTACAACGTGCAAGGGCCGAAGCTGGCCATCAGCAACAGCGAGGTGAACCCCACAGGCATCCGCGCCTACGAGATGCCCCGGCACATGGTCGACATCACATTGAACAAGAGCTTCGGCAAGCATTGGGGCCTTCGTCTGGGCGTTCGCAACCTGCTGAATTCACCCTTCCGCCGCGCTTACCAGTTCGAGAAGGGCTATGCGGTGGATTTCGACAGCTATGCCTGGGGCACTGAGTACAGCGCAGGCCTCACCTATACCATCAAGTGATCATGCGCGGAACGTTCGTGCTGCTCCTCTGCCTCCTTTGCGCAACCATGCTGCGCGCGCAACCGGCCTTGGAAGGCGTGCTGGTGGAGACCTACTATGTGAGTGACGCCAACGACGCCACGGACGTGACAGGTGGCGGCGTACCGGTAGGCTCGGTGACCTACCGGATCTTCCTCGACCTATGCGAAGGCTGCGGCCTGCGTGCCATATACGCCGATGCGAATCATGCGCTCTCCCTCACCAGCGCCGCACCCTTCTTCAATCACGTCGATCGCGGGCGGACATTCGGCCATCAACTCAACAACACCGCGTTGGGTGAGGGCACCGTTGCGCTCGATTCGTACCTGAGCATGGGGCGCGGCAGCACCCAGCGCCTGACCATTCCAAAGGCCGATGACCCCGATGGAAGCGCGGTGGGCGGCGCGAACAACGACGGCGGCAGCGAGGCCATACCGGGTGGCTTGCTGGTGAACAACGCACCGGAAATGAGCATCGCCCTCACCACCAGCGATGGCTTGGTGCCGCTTGGCGGTCAGCCTGTAGTGCCGCCCAGTTTCCTCGTGTCCGGTGATGACCTCGATGCTGTGTTCCGCGACGAGACCACCACTGGCGAGTTCAATTCGAATGACTCCCGGATCGCATGTGCCACCCCTGGCGTGCAGGGAGCAACCCCGGAGAACATCGTGCTCATCGCTCAGCTCACCACCGCAGGCGGCCTCGAGTTCAGGCTGAATGTGGAGATCGAGAAACCGGATGGCACCGTGCAGAAGTACGTGGCTCCCGGCGATACGTTGCTGCTTGGAGAGGAGCAGAGCGGGCTGCTCGTGTACCCGCCCGCGTGCGGCTGCACGGATCCCGACTTCCTGGAGTACGATCCGGCGGCCGGTTGCGACGATGGTTCATGCGCTACGGCCATTGTCTTCGGCTGCCTCGATCCTTCGGCTTGCAACTTCAGCAGCACCGCCAATTTCAACGTGCCGCAACTCTGCTGCTACAGCATCAGCGATTGCAATGGCTTGGACCCGTACCTGGTCTGCCCCACGATCGGGATCGAAGAACGTTCGTCTGCTGAGCTGCTGCTGGTGCCAAACCCTACGCATGGGCAGGTGCGCATCTCTGGTGCGGACCACTTGGGCACTTCGCTCATCATCGAGGTCATAGATGCTTCAGGGCGGTCATTGCACCGAGAGGCAGCACAGGTATCGCGGGACGGCTCGCTGGATGCGGACCTCTCAGGGCTGGCCGATGGCGCCTATATGATCGTGCTTCACGGTGGAACAGGACGTGCTGCAGCACGCGTGCTCAAGCTTTGATGCGATGCCATGGAAGCCTATCCCAATGGAGGC
Coding sequences within it:
- a CDS encoding T9SS type A sorting domain-containing protein, which produces MRGTFVLLLCLLCATMLRAQPALEGVLVETYYVSDANDATDVTGGGVPVGSVTYRIFLDLCEGCGLRAIYADANHALSLTSAAPFFNHVDRGRTFGHQLNNTALGEGTVALDSYLSMGRGSTQRLTIPKADDPDGSAVGGANNDGGSEAIPGGLLVNNAPEMSIALTTSDGLVPLGGQPVVPPSFLVSGDDLDAVFRDETTTGEFNSNDSRIACATPGVQGATPENIVLIAQLTTAGGLEFRLNVEIEKPDGTVQKYVAPGDTLLLGEEQSGLLVYPPACGCTDPDFLEYDPAAGCDDGSCATAIVFGCLDPSACNFSSTANFNVPQLCCYSISDCNGLDPYLVCPTIGIEERSSAELLLVPNPTHGQVRISGADHLGTSLIIEVIDASGRSLHREAAQVSRDGSLDADLSGLADGAYMIVLHGGTGRAAARVLKL
- a CDS encoding TonB-dependent receptor, which gives rise to MVQCLVVAQGTVRGKVTDNLGETLIGAAVVLKSDPGKGTITDLEGRYSLVLDAPGPQVLMVRYIGYENKEVTVNPKGGEVVVLNIILGESSVALEGVEIEAKAVRTNDAYLDRMKINNAASMDFISRDAMLKTGDGDATQAVKRITGVSTVGAFVTVRGLADRYIVTTVNGSRLPTLDPLTNNLRLDLFPTGLMDNIVITKTATPDLPGDWAGALISLNTSDYPEKLRVSVGTTVGYNPNSTGKDIVSGRPGKTDWLARDDGGRGIPEGIPDDGGDYPLFIEPSLYEQLTFLGLGGYLSGYGITANSPGYQSTNMSTSNTLQHLPLVELGLLAPALLYNESAIAEAVSNYNGTYNLAYFSPTLNGRLGELNRKWYNTNWRVDTVQGQFNFSQNLSLGNQLALFKKSKNPKTLGFLVGLRYNRETEYDPGSTYIRTGEPFNDENPGDEFGRNGTQAISVITHSWNALASLSLKLNRNNSISFLAMANALGQANARYQRFRNPGIGVDEYASEDQYYEQRRMFVYQLSSRHLIPAINTKVEADISYTDGNRDLLDFKALTYVQPPPGEPITEVEAALTAPTRAYRFLDETLLDARLTLEVPLSDETRLVRKLRVGGSYLRNERLNEQDFYIVLGAPGPAQWDLPGRFDMRSDGRFTSLYRPFGTFKDNDIGLNRIIGAFAMVDYALSKRLRAVGGLRGEQTNMITDIRRYYEQGLDPSDPARGTVGDVSAGGDANPDPQPARPGALDQWDFLPSINLIYKLKDDDQAPMNLRLNYFKSLARPSFREFSVVQLFDYILGAPVYGNPKLQMTTADNYDLRIERFFRSRNNVSVSAFHKEFKNHIELVFTASGGYTWRNAIRSSVTGVEVEGRVGILRWIEWRGNVTLMQSQSVLRTTLLAEPVEYTTNMFGQAPYMVNSMLTFSSDSARASLSVSYNVQGPKLAISNSEVNPTGIRAYEMPRHMVDITLNKSFGKHWGLRLGVRNLLNSPFRRAYQFEKGYAVDFDSYAWGTEYSAGLTYTIK